A single region of the Triticum dicoccoides isolate Atlit2015 ecotype Zavitan chromosome 2B, WEW_v2.0, whole genome shotgun sequence genome encodes:
- the LOC119365291 gene encoding cyclin-P2-1-like, with protein sequence MASAELGSDACGFPCGGDDGAMAALSPTVVVSVLASLLERHIARNERALAGTTAGRGHAASGEDARRAAAFDGGTVLDMGVREFLERFSRYAQVSPQVYVVAYAYLDRLRRGGDGAGAVRVVATNAQRLLTAAILVASKFVEDRNYKNSYFAAVGGLSAAELSSLELDFLFLMRFRLNVSVSVFRSYCRHLEREVGHGGGYQVERCLEKALLVSSGEARRQHRQAPAAAAAQ encoded by the coding sequence ATGGCTTCCGCCGAGCTAGGGTCGGACGCGTGCGGCTTTCcctgcggcggcgacgacggcgcgaTGGCGGCGCTCTCGCCGACGGTCGTCGTGTCGGTGCTCGCGTCTCTGCTGGAGCGGCACATCGCCCGCAACGAGAGGGCCTTGGCCGGGACGACGGCCGGTCGTGGCCATGCGGCGTCCGGCGAggacgcgaggagggccgcggcctTTGACGGCGGCACGGTGCTGGACATGGGCGTGCGGGAGTTCCTGGAGCGGTTCTCCCGGTACGCGCAAGTGTCGCCGCAGGTGTACGTGGTGGCGTACGCCTACCTGGACCGGCTccgccgcggcggcgacggcgccgggGCGGTGCGCGTCGTGGCGACCAACGCGCAGCGGCTGCTCACCGCGGCCATCCTGGTGGCCTCCAAGTTCGTGGAGGACAGGAACTACAAGAACTCCTACTTCGCGGCGGTGGGCGGTCTCAGCGCGGCGGAGCTGAGCTCGCTGGAGCTGGACTTCCTCTTCCTGATGCGGTTCAGGCTCAACGTCAGCGTGAGCGTGTTCCGGAGCTACTGCCGGCACCTCGAGAGGGAGGTGGGCCACGGCGGCGGGTACCAGGTCGAGAGGTGCCTAGAGAAGGCCCTCCTCGTCTCCTCCGGGGAGGCGCGGAGGCAGCACCGGCAGGCGCCagcggcggcagcagctcagtAA